From the Vicinamibacterales bacterium genome, one window contains:
- a CDS encoding hemolysin family protein: MIQAPLDVVGRLAAVLALVCANGFFVAAEFSLVTVRKTRVDQLIAEGNHRAIGVRRAISQPDSYIAATQLGITMASLGLGWIGEPTLAVLIEPWLTRLSSYWAAATAHTIAVAAAFAFITALHIVFGELAPKTVALQHAERTSLIVIGPTRWFMLTFWPFIRLLNGMGRRAVGILGLRAPSGHSMVHSEEELKMLVTASQEAGVLEEDEEQMLHRVFGFGDLTAGQMMVPRTEMRGIRADASLAQVVDLVSLHPHAWLPVYREDLDDILGFLHVEDLFPALGKPADGFRISDYLRDAMTVPETLKADDVLEEMRQHHTHHAVVIDEYGGTAGLVTFEGLMERIVGEVGSEFRPAGTKISVLPDGSALIDGLALTTDANEQFGLHIDEGVYTTVGGFVLGQIGRRARLGDRVGIEGRTFRVEALDGLRVARVFLSAPNTGDGD; this comes from the coding sequence ATGATCCAGGCCCCTCTCGACGTCGTCGGCCGGTTGGCGGCCGTGCTCGCCCTGGTGTGCGCCAACGGGTTCTTCGTGGCGGCGGAGTTCTCTCTCGTCACCGTTCGGAAGACGCGGGTCGATCAGCTGATTGCCGAGGGAAACCACCGGGCAATCGGTGTCCGCCGCGCCATCAGCCAGCCCGATTCGTATATCGCCGCCACCCAACTCGGCATCACCATGGCCAGCCTCGGGCTGGGCTGGATCGGCGAACCCACCCTGGCGGTTCTAATCGAGCCCTGGTTGACGCGCTTGTCATCGTACTGGGCGGCGGCGACCGCGCACACGATTGCCGTGGCCGCCGCATTCGCCTTCATCACCGCGCTCCATATCGTCTTCGGGGAGTTGGCGCCGAAGACGGTCGCGCTCCAGCATGCCGAGCGCACGTCGCTGATCGTGATCGGGCCGACTCGCTGGTTCATGCTGACGTTCTGGCCCTTCATCCGGTTGCTGAACGGGATGGGCCGGAGGGCCGTGGGCATCCTGGGCCTCCGTGCGCCGAGCGGTCATTCGATGGTGCACTCGGAGGAGGAGTTGAAGATGCTCGTGACCGCCAGTCAGGAGGCGGGCGTCCTCGAGGAGGACGAAGAGCAGATGCTGCACCGCGTTTTCGGATTCGGCGATCTCACCGCCGGGCAGATGATGGTGCCGCGGACCGAGATGCGCGGGATCCGCGCCGACGCGTCGCTCGCGCAGGTCGTCGACCTGGTGTCGCTCCACCCTCACGCGTGGCTGCCGGTGTATCGTGAGGATCTCGACGACATCCTCGGTTTCCTCCACGTCGAAGATCTCTTCCCTGCGCTCGGCAAGCCCGCGGACGGCTTCCGCATCTCGGACTACCTGCGCGATGCCATGACCGTCCCCGAAACGCTCAAGGCCGACGATGTGCTCGAGGAGATGCGTCAGCACCACACGCACCACGCGGTGGTGATCGATGAATACGGCGGCACGGCAGGCCTCGTCACCTTCGAAGGCCTGATGGAACGCATCGTCGGGGAGGTGGGGAGCGAGTTCAGGCCGGCGGGCACGAAGATCTCCGTGCTGCCCGACGGGTCGGCGCTCATCGACGGCCTCGCGCTGACGACCGATGCGAACGAGCAATTCGGTCTGCACATCGACGAAGGCGTCTACACGACGGTTGGGGGATTCGTGCTCGGCCAGATCGGACGCCGGGCCCGGCTCGGAGACCGCGTCGGAATCGAGGGAAGGACGTTCCGCGTCGAAGCGCTGGACGGGCTGCGAGTCGCCCGCGTCTTTTTGTCGGCGCCGAACACCGGCGACGGAGACTAA
- a CDS encoding PilZ domain-containing protein, with protein sequence MGAGSAASKTVLIADDAAFVRERFQAALQEAGHRAVTARSAAELLARVRADLQELDLLVVDLRLPFASGVDLIRAIRKLDDGRLAILVFSGTISNAEEVRELAALGVAGYINEYSAVQHILPSLVPHLFPDNFNRRSGPRVVLGIPVAYRFGDTITAVLTLNLGKGGISIRTMNPLQVGAKARIRFRLPGAKREIEADARVNWSDRRIGMGLQFERLEPPDQDQVDQFVDGHFFAAKT encoded by the coding sequence ATGGGTGCCGGAAGTGCTGCGTCCAAGACCGTCCTGATTGCCGACGATGCGGCGTTCGTTCGCGAGCGCTTTCAGGCCGCGCTCCAGGAAGCGGGCCACCGTGCGGTCACCGCCCGAAGCGCCGCCGAACTGCTGGCCCGTGTCCGCGCCGATCTGCAGGAACTCGATCTCCTCGTGGTGGATCTGCGCCTCCCGTTCGCCTCCGGCGTCGATCTCATTCGCGCCATCCGGAAGCTCGACGACGGCCGCCTCGCCATCCTGGTGTTCAGCGGCACGATTTCGAACGCAGAGGAAGTGCGCGAACTGGCGGCTCTCGGCGTCGCCGGCTACATCAACGAGTACAGCGCCGTGCAGCACATCCTGCCGTCGCTCGTCCCACACCTCTTCCCAGACAACTTCAACCGGCGGTCCGGCCCTCGCGTCGTCCTCGGCATTCCGGTGGCGTATCGGTTCGGAGACACAATCACCGCCGTCCTCACGCTCAACCTGGGCAAGGGCGGAATCAGTATCCGAACGATGAACCCGCTGCAGGTCGGGGCGAAGGCCCGCATCCGGTTCCGCCTGCCGGGCGCCAAGCGCGAGATTGAGGCCGACGCCCGCGTCAACTGGAGCGACCGGCGCATCGGTATGGGCTTGCAGTTCGAGCGGCTCGAGCCGCCGGACCAGGACCAGGTCGACCAGTTCGTCGACGGACACTTCTTCGCCGCGAAGACCTAA
- the pal gene encoding peptidoglycan-associated lipoprotein Pal codes for MTRSARFIAVGITLASIGLVSIGCHKKPPQTAPPPPPPPAPVVTPPPPPPPPPPPPPPPPPPPAPLTEEQIFANKTLDQLNAEKPLTDSFFDYDKSDLKDEGRAAVQKDADWLKRWATTKVTVEGHCDSRGTPEYNLALGERRANAVKSYLVSLGIGAERILVVSKGKEQPFCNEENEACWAQNRRGHFIITAK; via the coding sequence ATGACTCGTTCAGCTCGTTTCATTGCGGTCGGGATTACGCTGGCCAGCATTGGCCTCGTGTCCATCGGCTGCCACAAGAAGCCACCACAGACGGCGCCGCCGCCGCCACCGCCCCCGGCTCCCGTTGTGACTCCGCCGCCGCCACCACCGCCACCACCGCCGCCGCCACCGCCGCCGCCACCACCACCAGCGCCGCTGACCGAAGAGCAGATCTTCGCGAACAAGACCCTCGATCAGCTGAATGCCGAGAAGCCGTTGACCGACTCCTTCTTCGACTACGACAAGTCCGATCTGAAGGACGAGGGACGCGCGGCGGTTCAGAAGGATGCCGACTGGCTCAAGCGCTGGGCAACCACCAAAGTCACCGTCGAAGGGCACTGCGACTCCCGCGGCACACCGGAGTACAACCTGGCTCTCGGCGAGCGGCGTGCGAATGCCGTCAAGAGCTACCTGGTGAGCCTCGGTATCGGCGCCGAACGGATCCTGGTGGTCAGCAAGGGCAAGGAGCAGCCGTTCTGCAATGAGGAGAACGAGGCGTGCTGGGCCCAGAATCGACGAGGCCACTTCATCATCACGGCGAAGTAG
- a CDS encoding dihydroorotate dehydrogenase electron transfer subunit yields the protein MPVDLDAPVLSNHRLSPDYCVLAFRAPELGEAIRPGQFVMIRTGPGGTPLLRRPYSVFERIRDADGRIMGFSILNKRVGIGSALLYEASVGQRFSCLGPLGRPFTLVVPPSAAWMVAGGTGLAPFATLAEDLAAMGTSLTLFYGARTADDLFCLDLFEPLGVRLILATEDGSRGEAGRVTVPLARDLSALPRTASAAIYACGPGAMLKAVAGLAAANGRACELAIERQMGCGMGGCYSCVVRLRTPDGGTRYARSCIEGPVFPGDELIWEEEG from the coding sequence ATGCCCGTCGATCTCGACGCTCCCGTCCTCTCCAACCATCGGTTGTCACCGGACTACTGCGTGCTGGCGTTCCGGGCACCCGAACTGGGCGAGGCCATCCGTCCCGGCCAGTTCGTCATGATCCGTACAGGCCCGGGCGGCACGCCGCTCTTGCGTCGCCCCTACTCCGTGTTCGAACGGATCCGGGACGCCGACGGCCGGATCATGGGCTTCTCGATTCTGAACAAGCGGGTTGGCATCGGCAGCGCTCTGCTGTACGAAGCGTCCGTCGGCCAGCGATTTTCCTGCCTGGGGCCGCTCGGCCGGCCGTTCACACTCGTCGTGCCGCCATCGGCTGCGTGGATGGTGGCCGGCGGCACCGGTCTGGCGCCGTTTGCGACGCTCGCCGAGGATCTGGCCGCCATGGGCACGTCGCTCACGTTGTTCTACGGCGCCCGCACGGCCGACGATTTGTTCTGCCTCGACTTGTTCGAACCGCTCGGCGTGCGGCTGATTCTGGCCACAGAGGATGGATCGCGAGGCGAAGCCGGCCGGGTGACCGTTCCGCTGGCACGTGACCTGTCTGCGCTGCCGAGGACGGCGTCGGCGGCAATTTACGCGTGTGGACCCGGTGCGATGCTGAAGGCCGTGGCGGGACTCGCGGCGGCGAACGGCCGTGCCTGCGAGCTGGCGATCGAACGGCAGATGGGCTGCGGCATGGGCGGCTGCTACAGCTGCGTGGTGCGGCTGCGCACGCCGGACGGCGGCACGCGCTACGCGCGCTCGTGCATCGAAGGTCCCGTGTTTCCGGGGGACGAACTGATCTGGGAAGAGGAGGGGTGA
- a CDS encoding alkaline phosphatase family protein, whose translation MRYLRMFSNAVLAGGLGAVYLSVLFLQLNPTVPLYPMNFAPLVVTLALSYGVHMTVVFYALIVARQIVAAEPLSPGWVSLRLLSWLFGASALFVATLMWFNLRAYAPMLALDTSRRMAAGAAVLTMCALMYLAVAFAHYSFGRRKGRVGATFVGLAFCASLVLPLAARGPGESLRLMSRPLDIDAVPARSGTGGHVVVIALDGASLDFLSTAALDGRLPSFGKILDRGAAMHLATVRPTQPDPVWTTVSTGKLPARSGVRSAARYRVPAAPDPLELLPDNCFAHGLVYFGFVQAIPHTSASIRVRPIWSILGTAGLAAGVVNWPLTYPAQSVRGYLVSDQFYRPGDPSLEPDDPAAIHPIDMLPLARSAGETVAPGTLDAAKPLLLEATDDQRQDVAEGRPFVTDRMYEEIARTLEARVRPALSAVRYRTIDAAGHRFLRFAIPREFGDVSTEDRRKYGQALEQAYTRIDAVLGRALSTLGPDDLLLVISGFGMEPLTVGKRLLDRVLGIEELSGSHEDAPDGFLLAYGAAVEPGRKLRASVVDVVPTILYFMGLPVARDMDGYARTDIFQRDFTESRPIAFIPTYER comes from the coding sequence ATGCGGTACCTGCGCATGTTCAGCAATGCGGTGCTCGCCGGGGGGCTCGGCGCCGTCTACCTGAGCGTGCTGTTCCTCCAGCTCAATCCCACCGTTCCGCTCTACCCGATGAACTTCGCCCCGCTGGTGGTGACGCTCGCGCTGTCCTACGGGGTTCACATGACGGTGGTCTTCTACGCGCTCATCGTCGCGCGTCAGATCGTGGCGGCCGAGCCGTTGTCGCCCGGCTGGGTGAGCCTGCGGCTGCTTTCCTGGTTGTTCGGGGCCTCGGCGTTGTTCGTCGCCACGCTCATGTGGTTCAACCTGCGGGCGTACGCGCCGATGCTGGCGCTGGACACCTCACGGCGGATGGCGGCGGGCGCGGCGGTCCTGACGATGTGCGCGCTCATGTACCTGGCGGTCGCGTTTGCGCACTACTCGTTCGGCCGCCGGAAGGGTCGAGTGGGTGCCACCTTCGTCGGCCTGGCGTTCTGTGCGTCACTCGTGCTGCCGCTGGCGGCGCGGGGCCCCGGCGAGTCGCTGCGTCTGATGTCACGGCCGCTCGACATCGACGCCGTTCCCGCACGCTCAGGGACGGGTGGCCACGTGGTCGTGATCGCGCTCGACGGTGCGTCGCTCGACTTCCTGTCGACCGCCGCGCTCGACGGCCGGCTGCCCAGCTTCGGGAAGATCCTCGATCGCGGTGCGGCGATGCACTTGGCCACGGTCCGGCCGACGCAGCCCGATCCCGTGTGGACGACCGTTTCCACCGGGAAGCTGCCCGCGAGGTCTGGCGTCCGATCTGCCGCGCGGTACCGCGTGCCGGCCGCGCCGGATCCACTGGAGCTGTTGCCCGATAACTGCTTCGCCCACGGTCTCGTCTACTTCGGTTTCGTACAGGCCATCCCGCACACATCCGCGTCGATTCGGGTGCGACCGATCTGGAGCATCCTCGGCACCGCCGGTCTCGCCGCGGGTGTCGTCAACTGGCCGCTGACGTATCCGGCGCAGTCCGTCCGGGGCTATCTCGTCAGCGACCAGTTCTACCGCCCCGGCGATCCCTCACTGGAGCCAGACGATCCGGCGGCGATCCACCCGATCGACATGCTGCCGCTCGCGCGATCGGCCGGTGAAACTGTCGCTCCCGGCACCCTCGACGCCGCGAAACCGCTCCTGCTCGAGGCAACCGACGACCAGCGACAAGACGTCGCAGAGGGACGACCGTTCGTCACCGACCGGATGTACGAGGAGATCGCGCGAACGCTGGAGGCAAGGGTCCGGCCGGCGCTATCAGCCGTCCGGTACCGGACCATCGATGCTGCCGGTCACCGTTTCCTCCGGTTCGCGATCCCGCGTGAGTTCGGGGACGTGTCGACCGAGGACCGACGGAAGTACGGGCAGGCGCTCGAACAGGCCTACACGCGGATCGATGCCGTGTTGGGCCGGGCCCTGTCCACTCTCGGTCCAGACGATCTGCTGCTCGTGATTTCCGGCTTTGGCATGGAACCCTTGACCGTCGGCAAGCGTCTGCTCGACCGCGTGCTCGGTATCGAGGAGCTGTCCGGTTCCCACGAAGACGCGCCAGACGGTTTCCTGCTCGCCTATGGCGCGGCCGTCGAGCCGGGGCGCAAGCTGCGCGCGTCGGTCGTGGACGTCGTGCCGACGATCCTCTATTTCATGGGGCTGCCGGTCGCACGCGACATGGACGGCTATGCGCGGACCGACATCTTCCAGCGCGACTTCACCGAGAGTCGCCCGATCGCGTTCATTCCCACCTACGAGCGATAG
- a CDS encoding dihydroorotate dehydrogenase has product MDLSVQIGSLRLKSPIMSASGCFGYGLEYADVVDLSSLGAVVVKGLFLAERPGHPPPRIVETPAGMLNAIGLQGIGVHRFVREKMPELRAHRATVVVNICGTTVDEYVEIARILSDVEGVAAIELNISCPNIKEGGISFGCDLAAARTVIAAVRRATTLTLIPKLTPNVTSVASFAQAAEEAGADAVSLVNTFLAMAIDVETRRPRLSNVVGGLSGPAIRPIAVRMVYECASRVKIPVIGMGGITCAVDVLEFLIAGATAVQVGTANFIDPFIWGKLDSGLREYLSRHGLARITDLIGSLELPERRPR; this is encoded by the coding sequence ATGGATCTCTCTGTCCAGATCGGGTCGCTTCGCCTGAAGAGCCCGATCATGTCCGCCAGCGGCTGCTTTGGCTACGGGCTCGAATACGCCGACGTGGTGGACCTCTCCTCACTCGGCGCGGTGGTGGTCAAGGGACTGTTCCTGGCCGAACGCCCCGGGCATCCCCCGCCGCGCATCGTTGAGACGCCGGCCGGGATGCTGAACGCCATTGGCCTGCAGGGCATCGGCGTCCACCGCTTCGTCCGCGAGAAGATGCCCGAATTGCGGGCACATCGCGCGACGGTCGTCGTGAACATCTGTGGCACGACCGTCGATGAGTACGTCGAGATCGCCCGCATCCTCTCCGACGTCGAGGGGGTGGCCGCGATCGAGCTGAACATCTCCTGCCCGAACATCAAGGAGGGTGGCATCTCGTTCGGCTGCGACCTCGCGGCGGCGCGCACGGTCATCGCAGCCGTGCGACGCGCGACGACGTTGACGCTCATCCCGAAGCTGACGCCAAACGTCACGAGCGTGGCGTCGTTCGCCCAGGCAGCCGAAGAGGCTGGCGCCGACGCGGTATCCCTCGTCAACACGTTCCTCGCGATGGCGATCGACGTGGAGACACGCCGACCGCGACTGTCGAATGTCGTTGGCGGGTTGAGCGGGCCGGCGATCCGCCCGATTGCCGTGCGCATGGTCTACGAGTGTGCATCGCGCGTGAAGATTCCGGTCATCGGCATGGGCGGGATCACGTGCGCGGTCGACGTGCTCGAGTTCCTGATCGCCGGGGCGACGGCGGTGCAGGTTGGCACGGCCAACTTCATCGATCCGTTCATCTGGGGCAAGCTCGACTCGGGACTCCGGGAGTACTTGTCGCGTCACGGTCTGGCGCGGATCACCGATCTCATCGGATCGCTCGAACTGCCGGAGAGAAGGCCACGATGA
- the pyrF gene encoding orotidine-5'-phosphate decarboxylase, with translation MKELLVALDVDSGDRAVGLARELAGVVGGVKVGSRLFTSEGPDIVRRLVADGHRVFLDLKYHDIPNTVAGAVSAATRLGVWMLNLHASGGFAMMTAARTAADEAAAAAGLPRPLVIAVTVLTSLDQPALARVNVTCPVLAQVETLAALAAEAGLDGVVASPQETAFLRQRRGDAFVIVTPGIRGGSPEHRTGDDQARTLSAAEALAAGASYLVVGRPIIAAKNSRAAAEEIARSVGV, from the coding sequence ATGAAGGAACTGCTCGTCGCGCTCGACGTGGACTCTGGCGATCGGGCGGTCGGCCTGGCACGCGAGCTGGCAGGGGTCGTCGGAGGCGTCAAGGTTGGCAGCCGGCTGTTCACGTCGGAGGGCCCGGACATCGTGCGCCGTCTCGTAGCCGACGGACACCGCGTCTTCCTCGATCTGAAGTATCACGACATCCCGAACACCGTCGCCGGTGCCGTCTCTGCGGCCACCCGTCTGGGCGTCTGGATGCTGAACCTGCATGCGTCTGGCGGCTTCGCCATGATGACCGCCGCCCGGACAGCGGCCGACGAGGCCGCGGCGGCGGCGGGCCTGCCACGGCCGCTCGTCATCGCGGTGACCGTGCTCACCAGCCTCGATCAGCCGGCGCTCGCGCGCGTCAACGTCACCTGCCCGGTCCTGGCCCAGGTTGAGACGCTGGCCGCGCTCGCAGCCGAGGCCGGCCTCGACGGTGTCGTCGCGTCACCGCAGGAGACCGCGTTTCTCCGCCAGCGACGCGGCGACGCGTTCGTGATCGTGACGCCGGGCATCCGCGGGGGATCGCCCGAACACAGGACGGGCGACGATCAGGCCAGGACATTGAGCGCAGCCGAAGCGCTGGCTGCTGGCGCGAGCTACCTGGTGGTCGGACGGCCCATCATCGCGGCAAAGAACTCCCGCGCGGCAGCCGAGGAGATCGCCCGCTCCGTCGGCGTATAG
- a CDS encoding aspartate carbamoyltransferase catalytic subunit codes for MNAETTNNVAASAEAADVPSIPVNRLRTKDLLGIAELSAAEISLVLDTAVAMKEVSSRPIKKVPALRGKTVVNLFFEPSTRTRTSFEIAEKRLSADTLNIAASTSSVVKGETLADTVHNIEAMSPDLLVVRHSSSGACHFLARICRSGVINAGDGMHEHPTQALLDAFTIRERKGRLAGLKVAICGDLLHSRVLRSNVLLLVKMGAEVWLCGPPTLVPTGFGRTGVHITSSVDEAVEGADAIMMLRIQLERMLGGYFPSLREYFNVFGMTRERMSRAKPDVLIMHPGPMNRGVEIASDVADGPYSVILDQVANGVAVRMAILYLLAGGAEHEAAA; via the coding sequence ATGAATGCCGAAACCACGAACAACGTCGCAGCGTCCGCCGAAGCTGCGGACGTGCCGTCCATCCCCGTCAACCGGCTGCGCACGAAGGATCTGCTGGGGATTGCCGAACTGTCGGCCGCCGAGATCAGTCTGGTTCTCGACACCGCGGTGGCGATGAAGGAAGTCTCGTCGAGACCGATCAAGAAGGTTCCCGCGCTGCGCGGCAAGACGGTCGTGAACCTGTTCTTCGAGCCCAGCACGCGCACCCGCACCTCGTTCGAGATCGCGGAGAAACGCCTGAGCGCCGACACGCTCAACATCGCCGCCAGCACGTCGAGCGTCGTCAAGGGCGAGACCCTGGCGGATACGGTGCACAACATCGAGGCGATGTCGCCCGACCTGCTGGTGGTCCGCCACTCGTCGTCTGGCGCCTGCCACTTCCTCGCGCGCATCTGCCGGTCCGGTGTCATCAATGCGGGCGACGGCATGCACGAGCATCCCACGCAGGCGCTGCTCGACGCGTTCACCATCCGCGAACGGAAGGGCCGGCTCGCGGGCCTGAAAGTCGCCATTTGCGGCGACCTGTTGCACAGCCGCGTCCTGCGGTCGAACGTCCTGCTGCTCGTCAAGATGGGCGCGGAGGTCTGGCTCTGCGGGCCACCCACGCTCGTGCCCACGGGGTTCGGCCGGACCGGCGTCCACATCACCTCGTCTGTGGACGAGGCGGTCGAGGGCGCCGACGCCATCATGATGCTGCGGATTCAACTCGAGCGGATGCTCGGCGGGTACTTCCCGTCGCTGCGCGAGTACTTCAACGTATTCGGCATGACGAGAGAGCGCATGAGCCGCGCGAAGCCCGACGTGCTCATCATGCACCCGGGGCCGATGAATCGCGGCGTGGAGATCGCTTCGGACGTTGCCGATGGCCCGTACTCGGTCATTCTCGATCAGGTGGCCAACGGCGTCGCCGTGCGGATGGCAATTCTGTACTTGCTGGCAGGTGGAGCTGAACATGAAGCGGCTGCTTAG
- the larE gene encoding ATP-dependent sacrificial sulfur transferase LarE, whose product MSEAAGRDPGGEGDDALNEKEQALRRVLSDLGSVVVAFSGGVDSAFLAVAATVVLGDRVLCVTADSPSYPSHHRALALRIAGDFHLRHEFLVTNEMDRPDYRANPSNRCYYCKQELFGRLSQLARERGFSVIADGNNADDRGDYRPGRQAAREQGIRSPLDEAGLTKSEIRQLSRRMGLPTWDEPASACLSSRIPYGSEVTVEKLRMIEQAEEVLHSLGLRHCRVRHHGDVARLELPREDMNKALEDGIRDALVRDLKAIGYRYVSLDLQGYRTGSLNEVLPLRPV is encoded by the coding sequence GTGAGTGAAGCCGCAGGACGGGATCCGGGTGGAGAGGGCGACGACGCGCTGAACGAGAAGGAACAGGCGCTTCGACGGGTGCTGAGTGATCTGGGCTCGGTCGTGGTGGCCTTCAGCGGGGGCGTGGACAGCGCCTTCCTGGCGGTGGCGGCCACCGTGGTGCTCGGGGACCGCGTGCTGTGCGTCACCGCCGACAGCCCGAGCTACCCTTCGCACCATCGCGCCCTCGCCCTGCGCATCGCCGGCGATTTCCATCTGCGTCACGAGTTTCTCGTGACCAACGAGATGGACCGGCCCGATTACCGGGCCAACCCGTCGAACCGCTGCTACTACTGCAAGCAGGAGTTGTTCGGGCGGCTGTCGCAGCTCGCGCGCGAACGCGGATTCTCGGTGATCGCCGACGGCAACAACGCCGACGATCGGGGCGACTACAGGCCCGGCCGGCAGGCGGCACGCGAGCAAGGCATCCGGAGCCCGCTCGACGAAGCGGGCCTCACCAAGTCCGAGATCCGGCAACTCTCCCGGCGCATGGGACTCCCGACCTGGGACGAACCTGCGTCCGCCTGCCTCTCGTCACGGATCCCGTACGGGTCGGAAGTCACCGTCGAGAAACTGCGGATGATCGAGCAGGCCGAAGAGGTGCTGCACTCGCTCGGACTCCGCCACTGCCGCGTCCGCCACCACGGTGACGTCGCGCGCCTGGAACTTCCACGCGAAGACATGAACAAGGCGCTCGAGGACGGCATCCGCGACGCGCTGGTTCGCGACCTGAAGGCGATCGGCTATCGCTACGTGAGCCTCGACCTTCAGGGCTATCGCACGGGCAGCCTGAACGAAGTTCTTCCGTTGCGGCCGGTGTAG
- the pyrR gene encoding bifunctional pyr operon transcriptional regulator/uracil phosphoribosyltransferase PyrR — MPVVMDADRMSRTLTRIAHEIVERNRGLDRLALVGVRTRGVPIAKRLAHQLQEITGQEVPTGALDITLYRDDLMHNPVGPQPLVRSTDIPFSIDNRVIVLVDDVLYTGRTVRAALDELIDFGRPKAIQLMVMVDRGHRELPIKADYVGKNLPTSRAESVAVHLVEIDGADDVIIEKTGQETPE, encoded by the coding sequence ATGCCTGTTGTGATGGATGCCGATCGGATGAGTCGCACGCTCACCCGGATTGCCCACGAGATCGTCGAACGCAACCGGGGTCTCGATCGCCTCGCGCTCGTCGGCGTGCGGACGCGCGGTGTGCCGATCGCGAAGCGGTTGGCCCATCAACTCCAGGAGATCACCGGTCAGGAGGTGCCCACCGGCGCGCTCGACATCACCCTCTACCGGGACGACCTGATGCACAACCCTGTCGGACCGCAACCGCTCGTCCGCAGTACCGACATCCCGTTCTCGATCGACAACCGGGTGATCGTGCTCGTGGACGACGTGCTCTACACGGGCCGAACGGTTCGCGCGGCGCTCGACGAACTGATCGACTTCGGCCGGCCGAAGGCGATTCAGCTGATGGTGATGGTGGATCGCGGGCATCGCGAGTTGCCCATCAAGGCGGACTACGTCGGGAAGAACCTGCCAACCTCACGCGCCGAGAGCGTGGCGGTACATCTGGTCGAGATCGATGGCGCCGACGACGTCATCATCGAAAAGACAGGACAAGAGACACCGGAATGA